The Silene latifolia isolate original U9 population unplaced genomic scaffold, ASM4854445v1 chrun_scaffold_16, whole genome shotgun sequence genome includes a region encoding these proteins:
- the LOC141637296 gene encoding uncharacterized protein LOC141637296 — MPHSLEKAAPDSYADSPFVDAISVVAMPKGFTNPNMTLFNGTTDPFDHVSQYKQRMMIVMVVGHVKEACMCKGFGSTLSGPALRWLVNLPNRSISIFADLVNAFTQQFASSRKQQKHAGDLYRIVQGANEIIGEYNTRFYNEKVAVRECDVSTVVEVFRRGLHHESDLYKQLTMHPCHSFEVVQEKAAATIRLEEDILARASIPSMPSVSSTSAIEKLSRKQSTGKKEERYRPYGRGVNRIDNREEN, encoded by the coding sequence ATGCCACATTCACTTGAGAAAGCAGCGCCTGACAGTTATGCTGACTCACCATTCGTAGACGCAATATCAGTTGTCGCCATGCCAaaaggattcacaaatccaaacatgACTCTCTTTAATGGCACAACAGATCCATTTGATCACGTGAGCCAGTACAAGCAAAGAATGATGATAGTGATGGTTGTTGGGCATGTAAAAGAAGCCTGTATGTGTAAGGGGTTCGGGTCCACACTGTcaggaccggcacttcgatggCTCGTGAATCTACCTAACAGATCGATATCCATATTTGCTGACCTGGTAAATGCGTTTACTCAGCAATTTGCAAGCAGCCGAAAGCAACAAAAGCACGCTGGCGACTTATACCGGATTGTTCAAGGCGCCAACGAGATTATTGGGGAATACAACACTAGGTTCTATAATGAGAAGGTGGCAGTACGGGAGTGTGACGTGTCAACAGTAGTGGAAGTATTCAGAAGGGGGTTACACCATGAGTcagacctatacaagcagctgactatgcaccCTTGTCATAGCTTCGAAGTGGTACAAGAAAAGGCAGCAGCTACAATCAGACTGGAAGAAGATATCCTAGCTAGAGCCAGTATACCAAGTATGCCAAGCGTATCCAGCACGTCGGCCATAGAGAAGTTAAGTAGAAAGCAGTCTACCGGAAAGAAGGAGGAAAGATATAGACCATATggtaggggagtcaacagaatcgacaaCAGAGAAGAGAATTAG